In a genomic window of Pangasianodon hypophthalmus isolate fPanHyp1 chromosome 1, fPanHyp1.pri, whole genome shotgun sequence:
- the dtx3la gene encoding E3 ubiquitin-protein ligase DTX3L1 — MGSEQSKDKMYCTRYLNGNGPPSLADQVENCADGKSGHKRNSKIVNGNQPDDGRMSITHLRRNVEGYPDCDTIQINFEFEDGIQTEKHPNPGQKYYGLKTVAFVPQNHEGRKVYRLLEMAFKYKLLFTVATTSTGEERVTYADIPLKTKESGGHDSFSYPDPEYLKTVTKILKSKGIK; from the exons ATGGGTTCTGAGCAAAGTAAAGATAAGATGTACTGCACCAGATATTTAAATGGCAATGGACCTCCATCACTAGCTGACCAAG TTGAAAACTGTGCCGATGGAAAGAGCGGACACAAAAGAAACTCTAAAATAGTAAATGGAAACCAACCAGATGACGGGCGGATGTCAATAACGCACCTGAGGAGGAATGTGGAAGGATATCCAGACTGTGATACCATACAAATAAACTTTGAATTTGAAGATGGAATACAGACG GAGAAACATCCTAATCCAGGGCAGAAATACTACGGGCTTAAAACAGTGGCCTTTGTGCCTCAGAAccatgaaggaaggaaggtgtACCGCCTGCTAGAGATGGCATTCAAATACAAGCTGCTGTTTACAGTGGCCACTACTAGCACTGGAGAAGAACGAGTTACCTACGCTGACATTCCTTTAAAAACCAAAGAAAGTGGAGGGCATGACAG CTTCAGCTATCCAGACCCAGAGTATCTGAAAACGGTGACAAAGATCCTGAAATCTAAAGGGATAAAATGA